In the genome of Eriocheir sinensis breed Jianghai 21 chromosome 44, ASM2467909v1, whole genome shotgun sequence, one region contains:
- the LOC126980474 gene encoding U-scoloptoxin(01)-Cw1a-like, with protein MRELLILATLVSAAAARMAYVFSSGYEDIIGAPSETFSCEGRGYGYYADMDNACKVFHVCLPIANDEGEAAAMHHFSFFCGNGTVFSQESLTCASETDAFPCQDSASIYDLVNSEFGRIPDQSIDLRSSAAESV; from the exons atgagGGAGCTCCTGATCCTCGCCACCCtggtctccgccgccgccgcccgcatGGCCTACGTGTTCTCGTCCGGCTACGAGGACATCATTGGCGCGCCCAGCGAGACCTTCAGCTGCGAGGGTCGCGGCTACGGCTACTACGCGGACATGGACAACGCCTGCAAGGTCTTCCACGTGTGTCTGCCCATCGCTAATGACGAGGGCGAG GCTGCCGCTATGCaccacttctccttcttctgcggCAACGGGACAGTCTTTAGCCAGGAGTCACTCACCTGCGCGAGCGAAACTGACGCCTTCCCCTGCCAGGACTCCGCCTCCATTTACGACCTCGTCAACTCCGAGTTTGGTAGAATTCCCGACCAGTCCATTGATCTCCGGTCGAGCGCTGCGGAGAGTGTGTAa